From the genome of Nicotiana sylvestris chromosome 1, ASM39365v2, whole genome shotgun sequence:
actagaatgctgaagttttgcgtgattgtctttgctacttcagccccgtttgctgaagttatgcgaaaaagcgggtacacttgcaattttttttgcaaagcggacacaaattaaaacatgacacaaaaaacgggtatagatgcaaatgccccattAAAAACGTAATTCTTTCAGTTTTAAACTCTCGTCCCAATTTTGCATAAAACTGATTAACTGTAGTTAAATCGTCCcatcaaattaaaagaaaaaaaagtgtgGCAGGGGTAACAGTGACTTTCCAATTTATTTTATCTATTACAATAAGCGTCACACAACAATAAAAGAATCTCAACTGGATGATATAATATAGCGAGCATTGCACATTATTGAACAAAAAACTTTTAACTAGTACTCGATCATAACTAGTTGACTTAATACATGGTATATTGATGATCTGGCTGGTAATATATATAAGGATGCGATTCAGTTGAATATTCCAGAATCAATGGCAACTCATCAATTAATCATCTTCGTTCTAATAGTTACGCTATGTCTTGTTGTACCAACCATATTGTTAGTACTCTGTATAGTATTTCGTTTTCGCGCTGAAGGCATTCACCGGCAACATCGACAAACCAGCAGCGGCGGGACCACCGAGTCAGCGGCGGAATCCGGCACCGGCACCGGTCTTGATGAGTTTACGATTCAGTCATACACAAAAATAGTTATTGGTGAAAACCGGCGACTTGTTCCGGCTTGTAAGAACGAATCAAGTTGCCCAATATGT
Proteins encoded in this window:
- the LOC104218061 gene encoding RING-H2 finger protein ATL20-like, with amino-acid sequence MATHQLIIFVLIVTLCLVVPTILLVLCIVFRFRAEGIHRQHRQTSSGGTTESAAESGTGTGLDEFTIQSYTKIVIGENRRLVPACKNESSCPICLAEYLAGEIAKCMPECQHCFHLDCVDRWLKINTTCPVCRKSLLFSKLHNDNLVPNL